A stretch of Carya illinoinensis cultivar Pawnee chromosome 14, C.illinoinensisPawnee_v1, whole genome shotgun sequence DNA encodes these proteins:
- the LOC122294248 gene encoding cationic amino acid transporter 9, chloroplastic isoform X2 produces the protein MGGKESSRNSSSNSYSSSSWLSNFWSSAGRTKPLAYPSETSIRANSFDGLVRRLGLFELILIGVGASIGAGIFVVTGTVARDTGPGAASIARSLASYVVTILELFPFFKGIPSWIGSGEEILGGTLSINVLAPILLALLTIVLCRGVGESSALNSFMTVLKVVIVIIVIFVGAFEIDVSNWSPFAPNGVKAILTGATVVFFAYVGFDAVANSAEEAKRPQRDLPIGIMASLLICITLYIGVCLVITGMVPYKFLGEDAPLAEAFASKGLKYVSVLISIGAVAGLTTTLLVGLYVQSRLYLGLGRDGLLPSIFAKVHPKLHTPIHSQVWVGIVAGVLAGLFNVHVLSHILSVGTLTGYSVVSACVVALRWKDKTESQVSSSSWREGLLCLITVALCGFGAGLLYRVNASFIFLILAVIVGIIATLDLYFRQVYADPPGFSCPWVPILPVVCIFFNSFLFAQLHYEAWVRFVILGIITVGVYAFYGQYHADPSSEETVIYHRAPREDA, from the exons ATGGGAGGTAAGGAGAGTAGCAGAAACTCTTCTTCTAATTCTTATTCGTCTTCGTCTTGGCTGTCTAATTTCTGGTCCTCGGCGGGTAGAACCAAGCCCCTGGCTTATCCTTCGGAAACCTCCATCCGTGCAAACTCTTTCGATGGCCTCGTCCGCCGCCTCGGCTTGTTCGAGCTCATACTCATCGGCGTCGGCGCTTCCATCGGTGCGGGAATTTTTGTCGTCACCGGAACTGTCGCTCGAGACACCGGCCCCG GGGCAGCTAGCATAGCACGAAGTCTAGCAAGCTATGTAGTTACTATTCTAGAgctctttccctttttcaaaGGCATTCCAAGCTGGATTGGCAGTGGTGAAGAGATTCTTGGAGGAACTCTATCTATTAATGTATTAGCTCCAATTCTCCTTGCGCTCTTAACTATAGTGCTTTGTCGGGGTGTTGGAGAATCCTCTGCTTTAAACTCATTCATGACTGTGCTAAAG GTTGTCATTGTTATCATTGTCATCTTTGTCGGTGCATTTGAGATTGATGTTTCAAATTGGTCCCCTTTTGCTCCAAATGGTGTCAAAGCAATACTGACTGGAGCTACTGTAGTTTTCTTTGCTTATGTTGGATTTGATGCAGTTGCTAATTCTGCTGAAGAAGCCAAGAGACCTCAG CGAGATTTGCCAATAGGCATCATGGCAAGCCTTCTTATATGTATTACGTTGTACATTGGTGTCTGTTTAGTGATCACTGGAATGGTACCTTACAAGTTCCTTGGGGAAGATGCTCCTTTGGCAGAAGCTTTTGCATCCAAGGGCTTGAAATATGTTTCTGTTTTGATTAGTATTGGTGCTGTTGCTGGACTTACAACAACCCTTCTAGTTGGGCTTTATGTTCAG TCTCGGTTATACCTTGGGCTTGGAAGGGATGGTTTACTACCTTCAATATTTGCTAAAGTACACCCAAAGCTCCACACACCTATTCATTCTCAGGTCTGGGTTGGTATTGTTGCTGGCGTTTTGGCAGGGCTATTTAATGTGCATGTGCTCTCACACATACTTTCAGTTGGCACATTG ACAGGCTATTCTGTTGTCTCGGCATGTGTTGTAGCGCTTCGCTGGAAAGATAAGACAGAGAGTCaagtgtcatcttcatcctGGCGGGAAGGTCTCTTATGCCTAATTACGGTCGCCTTATGTGGTTTTGGTGCTGGACTACTCTACCGAGTTAATGCTTCATTTATCTTCCTGATTCTAGCTGTCATTGTGGGAATTATTGCTACTCTTGATCTTTATTTCCGCCAA GTCTATGCAGATCCACCAGGGTTTTCTTGTCCTTGGGTTCCCATTTTGCCGGTTGTTTGCATCTTCTTCAACTCATTCCTATTTGCTCAG TTACACTATGAAGCATGGGTGAGATTTGTCATCCTTGGCATTATTACGGTTGGAGTTTATGCATTTTATGGGCAGTATCATGCTGATCCGAGTTCAGAAGAGACTGTTATTTA
- the LOC122294248 gene encoding cationic amino acid transporter 9, chloroplastic isoform X1 — MGGKESSRNSSSNSYSSSSWLSNFWSSAGRTKPLAYPSETSIRANSFDGLVRRLGLFELILIGVGASIGAGIFVVTGTVARDTGPGVTISFVLAGVSCVLNALCYAELASRFPAVVGGAYLYTYTAFNELTAFLVFAQLMLDYHIGAASIARSLASYVVTILELFPFFKGIPSWIGSGEEILGGTLSINVLAPILLALLTIVLCRGVGESSALNSFMTVLKVVIVIIVIFVGAFEIDVSNWSPFAPNGVKAILTGATVVFFAYVGFDAVANSAEEAKRPQRDLPIGIMASLLICITLYIGVCLVITGMVPYKFLGEDAPLAEAFASKGLKYVSVLISIGAVAGLTTTLLVGLYVQSRLYLGLGRDGLLPSIFAKVHPKLHTPIHSQVWVGIVAGVLAGLFNVHVLSHILSVGTLTGYSVVSACVVALRWKDKTESQVSSSSWREGLLCLITVALCGFGAGLLYRVNASFIFLILAVIVGIIATLDLYFRQVYADPPGFSCPWVPILPVVCIFFNSFLFAQLHYEAWVRFVILGIITVGVYAFYGQYHADPSSEETVIYHRAPREDA, encoded by the exons ATGGGAGGTAAGGAGAGTAGCAGAAACTCTTCTTCTAATTCTTATTCGTCTTCGTCTTGGCTGTCTAATTTCTGGTCCTCGGCGGGTAGAACCAAGCCCCTGGCTTATCCTTCGGAAACCTCCATCCGTGCAAACTCTTTCGATGGCCTCGTCCGCCGCCTCGGCTTGTTCGAGCTCATACTCATCGGCGTCGGCGCTTCCATCGGTGCGGGAATTTTTGTCGTCACCGGAACTGTCGCTCGAGACACCGGCCCCG GAGTCACAATAAGTTTTGTCCTTGCTGGAGTGTCATGTGTGTTAAATGCGCTATGTTATGCCGAGCTTGCTTCTCGTTTTCCCGCTGTTGTTGGGGGAGCATACTTGTATACATACACAGCCTTCAATGAACTTACTGCTTTTCTTGTATTTGCTCAATTAATGCTCGATTATCATATAGGGGCAGCTAGCATAGCACGAAGTCTAGCAAGCTATGTAGTTACTATTCTAGAgctctttccctttttcaaaGGCATTCCAAGCTGGATTGGCAGTGGTGAAGAGATTCTTGGAGGAACTCTATCTATTAATGTATTAGCTCCAATTCTCCTTGCGCTCTTAACTATAGTGCTTTGTCGGGGTGTTGGAGAATCCTCTGCTTTAAACTCATTCATGACTGTGCTAAAG GTTGTCATTGTTATCATTGTCATCTTTGTCGGTGCATTTGAGATTGATGTTTCAAATTGGTCCCCTTTTGCTCCAAATGGTGTCAAAGCAATACTGACTGGAGCTACTGTAGTTTTCTTTGCTTATGTTGGATTTGATGCAGTTGCTAATTCTGCTGAAGAAGCCAAGAGACCTCAG CGAGATTTGCCAATAGGCATCATGGCAAGCCTTCTTATATGTATTACGTTGTACATTGGTGTCTGTTTAGTGATCACTGGAATGGTACCTTACAAGTTCCTTGGGGAAGATGCTCCTTTGGCAGAAGCTTTTGCATCCAAGGGCTTGAAATATGTTTCTGTTTTGATTAGTATTGGTGCTGTTGCTGGACTTACAACAACCCTTCTAGTTGGGCTTTATGTTCAG TCTCGGTTATACCTTGGGCTTGGAAGGGATGGTTTACTACCTTCAATATTTGCTAAAGTACACCCAAAGCTCCACACACCTATTCATTCTCAGGTCTGGGTTGGTATTGTTGCTGGCGTTTTGGCAGGGCTATTTAATGTGCATGTGCTCTCACACATACTTTCAGTTGGCACATTG ACAGGCTATTCTGTTGTCTCGGCATGTGTTGTAGCGCTTCGCTGGAAAGATAAGACAGAGAGTCaagtgtcatcttcatcctGGCGGGAAGGTCTCTTATGCCTAATTACGGTCGCCTTATGTGGTTTTGGTGCTGGACTACTCTACCGAGTTAATGCTTCATTTATCTTCCTGATTCTAGCTGTCATTGTGGGAATTATTGCTACTCTTGATCTTTATTTCCGCCAA GTCTATGCAGATCCACCAGGGTTTTCTTGTCCTTGGGTTCCCATTTTGCCGGTTGTTTGCATCTTCTTCAACTCATTCCTATTTGCTCAG TTACACTATGAAGCATGGGTGAGATTTGTCATCCTTGGCATTATTACGGTTGGAGTTTATGCATTTTATGGGCAGTATCATGCTGATCCGAGTTCAGAAGAGACTGTTATTTA